From the Chelonoidis abingdonii isolate Lonesome George chromosome 12, CheloAbing_2.0, whole genome shotgun sequence genome, one window contains:
- the LOC116836488 gene encoding vespryn-21-like: MITTMGPYKRRSEGKFQAEMTLPPDPKLIREAFPQKSELLEKFKADVILDPDTANPWLIVSADGKSVRSGEKPQDDLPENPNRFDLAPCVLGFQGFTSGRHYWEVEFGDQREWAVGVARESVKRKEWLTLSPKDGIWSQGRWWLRREAFGSSEIPQPHRGRPGKIGVCLDYEGGWVAFYEDDHTTMMLASFNGQKTFPFFYLGGGVHLTLIP; encoded by the exons ATGATTACAACTATGGGACCATATAAAAGG CGGTCAGAAGGGAAGTTTCAGGCAGAGATGACTCTTCCTCCCGATCCAAAACTCATCCGTGAGGCTTTCCCTCAGAAAAGTGAGCTTCTGGAGAAATTCAAAG CGGATGTGATTCTGGATCCTGACACCGCGAACCCTTGGCTCATCGTGTCTGCGGATGGGAAATCTGTGAGATCAGGAGAGAAACCACAAGACGACTTGCCTGAGAATCCTAACAGATTTGATCTTGCTCCGTGTGTACTGGGTTTCCAGGGGTTCACCTCAGGGCGACATTACTGGGAGGTGGAGTTTGGGGATCAGAGGGAGTGGGCCGTGGGGGTCGCCAGAGAGTCCGTGAAGAGGAAGGAATGGCTCACTCTTAGCCCCAAGGATGGGATCTGGTCTCAGGGGCGCTGGTGGCTTCGGAGGGAGGCATTCGGCTCCTCTGAGATCCCCCAACCTCATAGGGGGAGGCCTGGGAAGATCGGGGTTTGTCTGGATTATGAAGGGGGATGGGTGGCATTTTATGAAGATGACCATACAACTATGATGTTGGCCTCCTTCAATGGGCAAAAAACTTTCCCCTTCTTCTACTTGGGCGGAGGGGTCCACCTCACACTGATCCCTTGA
- the LOC116836504 gene encoding histone H2B 7-like, producing the protein MCACVPKKGGKKLIVEGAKKVDKKWKRSRKESYSIYVYKVLKQVHPDTGISSKAMNIMNSFVCDLFERIAGEASRLALYNKRSTISSREIQTAVRLLLPGELAKHAVSEGTKAVTKYSSSK; encoded by the coding sequence atgtgtgcgtgtgtgccGAAGAAAGGGGGGAAGAAGCTGATTGTGGAGGGTGCGAAAAAAGTCGATAAGAAGTGGAAGAGGAGCCGCAAAGAGTCTTACTCGATTTACGTCTACAAGGTGTTGAAGCAGGTCCATCCGGACACGGGCATTTCTTCCAAGGCCATGAATATTATGAATTCCTTCGTCTGCGATCTCTTCGAGCGCATCGCCGGAGAGGCGTCCCGCTTGGCTTTATACAACAAAAGATCGACCATTAGTTCCAGAGAGATCCAGACCGCGGTGCGCCTGCTCTTGCCTGGGGAGTTGGCGAAGCACGCCGTGTCAGAAGGCACTAAAGCTGTCACCAAATACAGCAGCTCTAAGTAA
- the LOC116836778 gene encoding histone H1C-like — protein sequence MRNLSPASQASPSEVALAAFLPKKRGRPSLPDLILRAVCVSTARKGASLAAIKKALLAEGYNVQKNNGRLKATLSSLVSKGLLQRVTGSGVSGSFRVNKHQKKGGALKGTKKKTAIKRPKTQIAARRSPKKINIAAARKAKGPGRETKPAVKKPKAPKNPARSKGRAAPRGKVAVKRH from the coding sequence ATGCGAAATTTAAGCCCTGCCTCGCAGGCTTCTCCCTCAGAAGTGGCTTTAGCTGCTTTTCTACCCAAGAAGAGAGGGAGGCCGTCTCTCCCCGACCTCATTCTGCGGGCTGTTTGCGTCTCTACAGCCCGCAAGGGCGCCTCTCTGGCTGCCATCAAGAAGGCGCTCTTGGCCGAGGGGTACAACGTGCAGAAGAACAACGGTCGCCTGAAGGCGACGCTCAGCTCTCTCGTTAGCAAAGGGCTGCTGCAGCGGGTGACTGGTAGCGGCGTCTCGGGATCCTTCAGGGTCAACAAGCACCAGAAGAAAGGGGGCGCCTTGAAAGGAACGAAGAAAAAAACGGCCATCAAGAGACCCAAAACCCAGATAGCGGCTAGGAGGTCTCCGAAGAAAATTAACATCGCAGCAGCTAGGAAAGCAAAGGGGCCTGGCAGGGAAACCAAGCCAGCCGTTAAAAAACCCAAGGCTCCCAAAAACCCGGCCAGATCCAAGGGGAGGGCTGCTCCCCGCGGCAAAGTTGCCGTCAAGAGGCATTAA